The genomic segment cataaggcaaaattacacattttttgaactgaattataatgaaaaattataatgatatcattatcagaaatgaaaagggaaatagcacTGCACATTTTACagacattaacaaaataaaaagaaaatagtataaacaattttatgccaataaaCTCAGATAACTTAGATTAAATGGgcaaatttcttaaaatagcatGCCTGATCAAAGCTGACTGactgagaaatagaaaatataaatagccctatgtttattttttaaattacatttataacTTAAAAATCTCTCCGTAAGGAAGACTCTAGGTGAAGATGGTTTTGCtcgtgaattctatcaaataattgcgaaagaaataatactaatttGACACAAGCTCTTTCAGAAAACAGGACAGGAAACActttctaacttattttatgaagccTGAATCTCCCTGACACAAAACCTGACATTTTggcatgaaaataaaagaaaattacagaaaaatattccttatgaatttaaacacaaaaattcCTGTACCTGTTTCTAATTGCTGCTGTAGCAAATCATCgcaaatttggtggcttaaaacaatacagatTTATTCTCTTGTGATTCTAGAAGTCAGAAGTCggaaatcagtttcactgggctgCAATCAAAGTGCAGGCAGGACCGAACTGCCTGACGTTCCAGGGAGAGAATCTGTGCTCTTTTCTTTCCCAACTTCTGGAGCCCCGGGCTCgtccctccatcttcaaagctacCCAGCTGAAGCATCTTGCTCCAGTTATCACGGTGCCTTCTTCTCCTGTCAGAGCTCCCTCTGTTTCCTGGGATAAGGACACTTGTGGGTACATTTGGGGTCTGCCTGGATAATCCAGGACTAATCCCTCCATCTCAAGATCTCCAACTTATCACATCGTCAAAGGCCCTTTTGTCATAGAAAGTCACAATCACAGGTTCAAGGGATTAGGACATGAGCATATCCAGGGTCATTATTCAGACAACCACGGTCCTTAATAGaatattttggccgggcgcggtggctcaagcctgtaatcccagcactttgggaggctgagacgggcggatcacaaggtcaggagatcgagaccatcctggctaacatggcgaaaccccgtctctactaaaaaaataaaaaaaaaaaaactagctgggcgaggtggcgggtgcctgtagtcccagctacacgggaggttgaggcaggagaatggcgtgaacccgggaggcggagcttgcagtgaactgagatccggccactacagtccagcctgggcaacagagcgagactccgtctcaaaaaaaaaaaaaaaaaaaaaaaaagaatatttaatattagCAAATTCAAGCCAATAATAAAAGGTAATAATGTAATCACATTAAGTGTAATTTATGTAATCACATTAAGTGTAATGTAAACAGGACTGCAAGATTGGttacatttgaaaaatcaaacaAGGGACTGGAAGGGAAGACAAGAAAACTCTGGGGGTGATAGAGACATTCTATATAGTGACTGAGGTGTTAGTTACactatgcatgtatcaaaacatatCAAATTTAACATTTAATGCTACAATTTTCTGTAAGTGAATTTTACCAGAAGCAAAACAGAGCAAAATATCAAAACTaaaactaccaccaccaccactaaaaaaaaaaaaaaaaaaagcccaaacagAAGCCAGGGAATCATTCACCCTTTGGGCACAGGCATCTAGGTGAGTGATGGTATTATTTACACCTCTGAGGACAATTGTGAGGGAGCCAGGTTTGGAGGAAAACCAAGAATTCACTTGTGCACATGGCATATTTGAGATGAGATGGCCCGGTAAAATGTCAACCAGGCAGTTGCCTGTGAGGCAGTGGGAGGGATGGATGAGCTTGTGACTGGATGTAGGGACAAGGATAAGGGCCAAGGTTCTGGCCTGGGTGACTGTGTGGCTGAAGGGGCCCTTCACTTAGATGGACCGAAGAAAGAGGGTGACGTGGTTTTCCCCGGGGCATCTGCCTACCTCTCTCAGCCAGGTGAACACACACAGTGACTGCTGGGCGGCATTCCCACTTCTCTGTGTCACAGTTGCCTTCAGCTGAGATGCGGCTCTAAGCAGCCAGCCGCTGGCTCCACCAGGAGCCCAGTGCTCAGGTCTGTACCCTCATCCTTTGCTTCTCACCAGCTGCTGCTGGCCCACTCACAATGTGGCCACCATGGAGACCACTCCGCCTTTTCCCACCTGTCAACTCCCTGCTTGGGGCCTGCCCTGAGCCAGCTAGACCCTGTTCCTGACACCAGCACCTCATGGAGCGCTGATCCACTGACTTAATATGAGACATTCCGATGCAAGTGCTTGACACAGCCActctttctttcaatattttatttgaaaataacttcACACTTACAGAACAGTTCCATGATTAATACAAAGAACACCCATAGGCCCTAAACCCAGACTCACATTTTCCCTTTGCTTTATCacttgtgctctctctctctccatatatattcTCTTTATTCTCAGTAGTGACATCCTGTAACTTCACAGTGACCTCTGAAGGCACATACAGAACCATTGCTCCTACGTGAAATACAGAGTTAGGTTCCCCTAAGCTTCTGGTGATGATATTTTGTCCACTGATCTATACATAACCTTGTTTCTGTTTAAAAACACCTTTTTGATATGCATTATTTATCCATTGATACATATTATTAATCACTGAACTCGTGGTTGAACATGAGTTCAAAGCCAGAACAAAGCTTACCTAACACACACAGTTTCTCTGTAAAGCACGTCACAGCCTTCTTGTGCTTAGGGACATTAGAAAGCATGCTGGCGTTATGTTTGGGGGctattttaaacagcaaaatcaccaagaaaacacagaaaaacattaaaaaacatggCACAAAAGACACATGTTTATAGGATGAGAGCTGAAACAGGAAGACGGAGTGTCGTCCTGCTCTGCCTCAGCTGGGAGTGTGTGCATCAGGTGACTTCAGTTTTTTGCTACTGCTGCACATGTTGGCAAATTGACTGCAAAAGCACCATGAGCACTGGTTTTGGGGTTACAAAGACATTTCACCAAGGAGGTAAATTTGCAAATACGGAATCCATGAACAATGATGATCaactctgtgtgtgcatgtgtgtgtatgtactacCCCTACTACCATATACTACTATGCTGCtagtgaatacacacacacacaaatatatatgtaggAAATGGATACCTATGCATATACctgtacatatgtatatgcataggCATTCATttcctatgtgtgtgtgtgtgtatacatatatatacatatacacacacacacatatacaggtATATGCATAGGCATTCATTTCTTATTAccgctataacaaattaccagagCCTTGGTGGCATTAAACAACACAACTTTACtctcttatagttctggaggccagaagtccaaaatcagctTCACTGGGCTAACGTCAAGGTGTCAGCCCTCGTTCCTTCTGAAGCTTCCAGAAGACAGTCCATTTCCTTGTCTTTGTCCAGCTTCTGAGGGTCACCTGCATGCCTTGGCTTGTAGCCCCTCACATCCATCACTACAACATCTTGCTTGTCACATCTCCTACTGCTCACTCGGATCTACTGCCTCCCTTTGAGAAGGATCCTTGGGATGACACTTAGGACCCAGCTGGATAATTTGGGCTAACCTCCCAATCTCCCAATCTCAAGATCCTAAACTTAATCAGATATGCAAActctcttttgccatgtaaggtaacatccACAGCTTTGGAGGACTAGAATGTGGATATTTTagccacatacacacatacactatattacatacacacatgtatacatacacatacacacatatatacacacatacacatatatactcacacacctatacatacaaacatacacatgcacacacacatacacacacatatactcacacataGTTGTTTTTTCcctgaaccatttgagagtaaaTTCCATACATCATGTCCTTTATCCTTAAAAACCTCAGCGTGTATTTCCTAAGAATAAGAGCTTTCTCTTATATAACTATAGTATAGATAGCAACATCAGGAAATTTTAAGTAGATACAATACTTTAACCTGTTATTCTACTGTGATGTGCCAATTTTGTTAGCTGACCCAATGCCAACCTTTATAACTTCATGATTCCTTCAGTACAGGATCCTGCCTAGGATCACATAAGGCATTTCGTTGTCACATCTCTTTATCTCTAATCTGGAAAATATCCTCAGCTTTTATTTGCCTATTgcaatgttgattttttttttttttttgatactggatcttactctgtcacccaggctggagtgcagtggcatgatctcggctcactgcagcctcgacatcccagactcaagtgatcctcccacctcagcacccccaagtagctaagattacagtcaaggaccaccatgcctggctagttttttttttttttttttttactttttttagagacagggtctcactatgttgcccaggctggtctcaaactctgggctcaaacaatcccctcaactcgatctcccaaagtgctaggattatacgagtgagccactgcacctggctgatgctgacattaaaaaaaaaaatactggactttaaataaaaagaatgtactCATTTTAGGGTTAGCTTTCTGCAGCTCTGGCTAGAATACTACACTAATAACTTTGTATCCTTCTCAGGACTTTTCATCCGGAGGATATGTTGTCCATCTGCCTCTCATGGTGGCATTAATTTTCATAACCCTAAGATGTGGTCTCAATCCTCCCCTTTATAGAGTTTTCCTCCCTTGCAACAAATAAGCATTTTGTGGGAGACACTTTGGAACATGCACATTTGCCTCTTCATCGCTCAAATCCATCCCCTTGATTTAGCATCCAGATCCAGATGATTCTTGCCTGAACCAGTCTCTACGATGACAACTGCAAaatgataatttcttttctttctttctttcttttctttctttctttctttctttctttctttctttctttctttctttctttctttctttctttcttttctttctttcttccttccttccttccttccttccttccttccttcctttctttctttctttctttctttcccttccttccttccttccttccttccttccttccttccttccttccttccttccttccttccttccttccttccttcctttctttctttctttctttctttctttctttctttctttctttctttctttctttctttctttctttctctttctttctttctctttctttctttctttctttctttctttctttcttcttctttctttcttccttccttccttcctctttctttcttttttttttttttttggaagaaaatgaCTTTATTCTAATTAACtcacaaagaataaaatcataacAGCTAGTTTAAGGAGGTAACACATTTTGCCCAGTCCCAAATTCTACAGAGTAGGAACACACCCCCTTCCATTTCAGTTCTGAAGCAAGGAAGCGAGGAATGACAGGAGAGGTTTAACTGACGGTTACACTTTATACTTTCACTATCAATTCTATTTTTACACTAAATTAACTTAAGGTATGAGAGCTGATTTTCCATCTCTCCAGGCTGAACTTCTTGATTAGGCCAATCCATTTGCAAGTCGGCACTGTTTCAGCACCTCATTGAAACCCTCACAGAGCTTGATGTCACCCTGGTTCTGGGCACACTCCAGAAACTGTTTGATCTCACAGAAGcaaggctgctgctgctgtgccGGCTGGGTTCCCTGTGGCTCCTGGTAAGTGATGTCAGGCCTCGCAGGCTCAGcattacttcctccactgaagcccCCAGTAATGGCATGACCCAGTGTGTGTCCCACAGCAGAGCCCACAGCCACGCCAGCTGCAGTGGTTGCCATCTGGGCCATCAGACCTGGCTGCCGGGGTGCAGCAGCAGAAGAGCCAACTGCAGATGGGGGTGCTGCTGCTGGTGGCTGAGCGACAGGTGCCGGCCTGGGTGCAGCTCTCAGCTGAGGTGCCCGGCTGGCCGGAGGGGCCATGCGGGAGGTGCGACTTTGGCTTCCACGCGGCATCCTAGGTACTCGACGGCTCGGCCTCTGGACCTGTaacccttcctctttctttctctctctttccttctttctctctctttctttctttctttctttctttctttctttctttctttctttctttctttctttctttctttctttctttctttctttctttctttccttctttctctttccctctttctttctctctttctctccttccttccttccttccttccttccttcctccctccctccctccctccctccctccctccctccc from the Macaca nemestrina isolate mMacNem1 chromosome 11, mMacNem.hap1, whole genome shotgun sequence genome contains:
- the LOC112428579 gene encoding coiled-coil-helix-coiled-coil-helix domain-containing protein 2; protein product: MPRGSQSRTSRMAPPASRAPQLRAAPRPAPVAQPPAAAPPSAVGSSAAAPRQPGLMAQMATTAAGVAVGSAVGHTLGHAITGGFSGGSNAEPARPDITYQEPQGTQPAQQQQPCFCEIKQFLECAQNQGDIKLCEGFNEVLKQCRLANGLA